The Bombus pascuorum chromosome 11, iyBomPasc1.1, whole genome shotgun sequence genome has a window encoding:
- the LOC132912072 gene encoding tektin-3-like, which produces MESTKIEGQQGTIMYSQLQPWTTVGVLPCMEQIIGPPIPVRVGEFHKTPKPHPWRPTLGYEIVEASPLPAQPMTNLLANTCYMPKGMATEPLRFPNLVTGFDRNPAHAARAALFTRYGPYEWVENQLKLYNESDSNRNFSENLRADTVRMMRETDEKVQNGQTESGRKLGERITDTTFWRNEVASELERLIIENTRMQECRRNLQTTIQSLEGQLHIAQECLYYREARTGSDLVHDQAEHALLKEVEVVRNCQNKLEHFTDKCINQLTNSRAVQNQLEIDIKNKETALGIDITCHQMNNFSRGLKYYGGIEKYDPSVTEAESWAEVSNNIVKKSQKEREKSNQLRSDIEVAIDAVGHEMWEAWGNTNNALARRAAEMLEAKEKLQIHLHKIQQEIFAIEKNLQLMQKAITDKSSALKVAHTRLESRIHRPAAELCKDHAQLRMIEEVETINTMIHDMNLKLQRFEAQHQQLLRTRSNLESDLKSKVDSLFIDREKCMGMRRSYPIASVIKF; this is translated from the exons ATGGAGAGTACTAAAATTGAGGGACAACAAGGAACTATTATGTACTCG caACTTCAACCATGGACTACGGTGGGTGTTCTACCATGTATGGAACAAATTATTGGTCCACCGATTCCGGTTAGAGTTGGAGAATTTCACAAAACTCCAAAACCACATCCATGGCGTCCTACTTTAGGATATGAAATCGTAGAAGCATCTCCact acCTGCACAACCTATGACAAATTTACTTGCTAATACCTGTTATATGCCAAAAGGAATGGCTACGGAACCGTTACGATTTCCTAATCTGGTAACTGGTTTCGATAGAAATCCTGCACATGCCGCACGAGCTGCACTTTTTACAAGATATGGCCCATACGAATGGGTGGAGAATCAGCTAAAACTTTATAATGAATCTGACAGCAACAGAAATTTCTCTGAAAATTTAAGAGCAGATACTGTTCGAATGATGCG AGAGACCGATGAGAAAGTACAGAATGGCCAAACTGAAAGCGGTCGTAAATTGGGAGAAAGAATTACGGATACTACTTTTTGGAGAAACGAAGTGGCTTCAGAACTGGAaagattaataatagaaaatacaagAATGCAAGAGTGCCGTCGAAACTTACAAACAACGATACAAAGTTTAGAGGGTCAACTGCACATAGCGCAGGAATGTTTATATTATCGTGAAGCTAGGACag GTTCTGATTTGGTACATGACCAAGCTGAGCACGCTCTTTTAAAAGAGGTCGAGGTAGTCAGAAATTGTCAAAATAAGTTAGAACACTTTACGGACAAATGTATTAATCAG CTTACAAACAGTAGAGCAGTACAAAATCAGTtagaaattgatataaaaaataaagaaactgcACTTGGAATTGATATTACTTGTCACCAAATGAACAATTTCAGTCGtggattaaaatattacggtggtattgaaaaatatgaccCAAG TGTTACAGAAGCCGAATCATGGGCTGAAGTTTCcaataatatagtaaaaaaatcacaaaaagaaCGGGAGAAATCTAATCAATTACGAAGCGATATAGAAGTCGCGATAGATGCAGTTGGTCATGAGATGTGGGAAGCATGGGGAAATACAAATAATGCATTAGCTAGGAGAGCTGCAGAAATGCTTgaagcaaaagaaaaattacaaatacatttacataaa ATCCAACAAGAAATTTTTGCAATTGAAAAAAATCTACAATTAATGCAAAAAGCCATCACAGATAAAAGTTCTGCTCTTAAAGTCGCACATACTCGATTAGAAAGCAGAATACATCGACCAGCTGCAGAATTATGTAAAGATCATGCTCAACTTAG GATGATTGAGGAAGTAGaaacaataaatacaatgatacatgatatgaatttaaaattacaaagattTGAAGCACAACATCAACAACTTTTACGCACTAGGTCTAATTTAGAAAGTGATCTAAAATCCAAAGTtgattcattatttattgataGGGAAAAGTGTATGGGCATGCGAAGAAGTTATCCGATTGCGTCAGTTATAAAGTTTTGA
- the LOC132912238 gene encoding V-type proton ATPase subunit S1-like, whose protein sequence is MTQFCNVFCFVFILNVAFQILPSRADNAVPVLLWGESVNSDLTSAVNPFLKTTSEEFGLYLRKKLENSPPVLLYIKDNLCIEDLVKYKQHLQEVINGDSLRYFPAVEKAVNTVEDLPLYNQTYNDYVDSVSDGQLLIMPISNLDVIPDTYKTIKDSSPNLIAMLTGKACSYRRSERVKRDIDADNTTTSFVISGARVLLYANRSLSLQPDKDEAVINLPLKPTITEESDPKTYNLTMTFTGSGAIIKNELVFIFKVRTAGYYTLKKINYSHYSNVNSTGNPQILTTDTDIVFPFNFSYHCSQIITFKNGDTALNITGLQVQLDPQPDKKTNGTKIFAFNDAYDCVGFTTIPIWTGIFVTAILALIMIWALTMIMDIRTMDRFDDPKGKTITISAQE, encoded by the exons ATGACACAATTTTGTAATGTTTTCTGTTTCGTTTTTATCTTAAACGTtgcatttcaaattttaccttCACGCGCTGATAATGCAGTACCTGTATTGCTATGGGGTGAGTCAGTTAATTCTGATTTAACAAGTGCAGTGAACCCCTTTTTAAAGACTACCAGCGAAGAATTTGGTCTTTATCTgcgtaaaaaattagaaaattcacCTCCAGTTCttctttatataaaagataatctGTGTATTGAAGATTTAGTAAAATACAAACAG CATCTTCAGGAAGTTATTAATGGTGATTCTTTACGTTATTTTCCTGCTGTTGAGAAAGCAGTAAATACTGTTGAAGACTTACCTTTATACAACCAAACTTATAATGATTATGTGGATTCTGTATCTGATGGACAATTACTGATTATGCCAATTAGTAATTTGGATGTTATCCCAGATACATACAAGACAATAAAGGATTCTAGCCCTAATTTGATAGCTATGCTCACAGGGAAAGCCTGTAGTTATAGACGTTCTGAACGAGTAAAAAGGGACATTGATGCAGACAATACCACTACATCTTTTGTCATTTCAGGAGCAAGAGTGTTATTATATGCTAATCGATCATTATCATTGCag CCTGATAAAGACGAAGCTGTAATAAATCTTCCACTTAAGCCTACAATTACTGAAGAGTCGGATccaaaaacatataatttaactATGACATTTACAGGATCTGGTGCTATCATAAAAAATGAacttgtttttatatttaaagttaGAACTGCAGGATATTATACActcaaaaaaattaattactcaCATTATAGTAATGTAAATTCTACTGGCAATCCACAAATTTTAACAACAGATACAGATATtgtttttccatttaatttctcTTATCATTGTTCACAAATTATTACATTCAAAAACGGCGATACAGCCTTAAATATAACAGGTTTACAAGTGCAACTTGATCCACAACCGGACAAAAAGACTAATggcacaaaaatatttgcatttaatgATGCATATGATTGTGTAGGTTTTACTACAATTCCAATTTGGACAGGAATATTTGTTACCGCAATATTAGCTTTAATTATGATTTGGGCTCTTACTATGATTATGGATATTCGTACAATGGATAGATTTGATGACCCTAAAGGAAAAACAATTACTATTTCAGCTcaggaataa
- the LOC132912231 gene encoding heparanase-like, protein MSYFITNEQGKNEYGKFGKLRIQSTIHPTFSLILLGFCMIFLILSAWNFNNTINQAVNNHVLHLYSRQPLLHTVSDKFLSFGLDTSLLRDMKSLPIKDSKFINLARLLEPAYVRVGGTSADCLHFNQTKIVSEEVINPVDGQDISNFTINEIDFENLYNFATESKLRMIFDLNVLIRNVNDSWNDVNAKNIISFAKNKGMTLDWQLGNEPNSFHHVFNRNVNATQLAHDYRHLRELLDEIGYYKSLLVGPEVNHVEDTVHMGEEYAKTFLENDKNSVNYVTWHQYYLNGREAQLTDFINISTFNYLPKQIKSMQKAIISSGELIPMWLSETSTAYGGGAPKLSDRFVAGFLWLDKLGYSASTGVNVVTRQSLFGGNYAMIGSDLIPNPDWWVSIVYKKFVSEKVLKLSPIPLEYLRLYAHCTPRKAWTGRVPAITIYGINLANFPVHVTIQGIPVFHRNAKVYLYALTSDKLQSRTIKMNGELLKLESNGNLPPFRPIVLEPTEQITLPPYSMIFIIIHNAKVPACYT, encoded by the exons ATGAGCTACTTTATAACCAACGAACAAGGAAAAAATGAGTATGGGAAGTTTGGAAAACTTCGAATCC AATCAACAATACATCCCACTTTTAGTTTGATTCTTCTGGGTTTttgtatgatatttttaatattatcagcATGGAATTTCAATAATACGATAAACCAGGCAGTTAATAATCACGTCCTTCACTTATATTCAAGACAGCCACTTTTACACACAGTGTCAGACAAATTTTTGTCATTCGGTCTTGATACATCATTACTTCGTGATATGAAAAGTCTTCCAATAAAGGAtagcaaatttataaatttagcTCGGCTTCTTGAGCCAGCCTATGTTCGGGTAGGCGGTACGTCTGCAGATTGTCTACACTTTAATCAA ACAAAAATAGTTTCCGAAGAAGTAATTAATCCGGTAGACGGCCAAGATATAAgtaattttactattaatgAGATAGACTTTGAGAATTTATACAACTTTGCAACAGAATCAAAATTGCGAATGATATTCGATTTAAATGTATTGATTAGAAATGTTAATGACTCTTGGAATGATGTTAAtgctaaaaatataatctcaTTTGCCAAAAATAAAGGCATGACTCTAGACTGGCAATTAGGAAATg aaccaaattcttttcatcatgtatttaatagaaatgttaATGCAACTCAACTTGCACATGATTATCGTCACTTGAGGGAATTATTAGATGAAATAGGATATTATAAAAGTCTCCTTGTGGGACCAGAAGTAAATCATGTAGAAGATACAGTTCATATGGGGGAAGAATATGCGAaaacatttttagaaaatgataaaaatagtgTAAACTATGTTACTTGGCATCAATATTATCTTAATGGAAGGGAAGCTCAACTAactgattttataaatatttcaacttttaattatttgccaAAGCAAATTAAATCCATGCAAAAAGCAATTATATCATCAGGAGAACTTATTCCTATGTGGTTAT CAGAAACAAGTACAGCTTATGGTGGAGGTGCACCAAAGCTATCAGATAGATTTGTAGCTGGATTTTTATGGCTTGACAAATTGGGATACAGTGCCAGTACAGGAGTAAATGTTGTTACCAGGCAATCATTGTTTGGTGGAAACTATGCTATGATTGGATCTGATCTTATACCAAATCCTGACTGGTGGGTTAGTAtagtttataagaaatttgtttcagaaaaagttttaaagtTATCACCAATACCTCTTGAGTATTTACGATTGTATGCACATTGCACTCCAAGAAAAGCATGGACTGGCAGAGTTCCAGCAATTACAATATATGGAATTAATCTAGCTAACTTCCCTGTTCATGTTACTATTCAAGGAATTCCTGTATTTCACAGAAATGctaaagtttatttatatgCACTTACTTCTGACAAACTACAATCAAG gactataaaaatgaatggagaattattgaaattggAATCTAATGGAAATTTACCACCATTCCGACCTATAGTATTAGAACCTACAGAACAAATTACTTTACCACCTTATTccatgatatttattataatacataatgcAAAGGTTCCAGCATGTTATACATAG
- the LOC132912240 gene encoding tetraspanin-14-like isoform X1 yields MIEKVKTGFCVSQHDYDKTNCAYVSVFRLIAALILNYLIHLQPKTVDQCHRILLFGGLLIGVGLYAFVDKWQATGSVRVENVYDVILNISLVMVIAGGVVFVVSFAGCVGALRENTCLLKFYSLCLLVFFLLEMGIAIVGFVFPHTLQSLLEESFTDKIIQTYREDPDLQNFIDFGQQKFRCCGLSQEGYLDWGKNEYFNCSSPSVERCGAPFSCCINATDISSGLVNIMCGYKVQMLPVSEAGKKVWTSGCIEIVRSWAERNLYTIAGIALGIALSQLFVIYLAKTLEGQIELQKSRWHS; encoded by the exons ATGATTGAAAAAGTAAAGACCGGCTTCTGTGTATCACAACACGATTACGATAAGACAAACTGCGCCTACGTTTCTGTTTTTCGTTTAATTGCTGCTTTGATTCTGAACTACTTAATTCATCTTCAGCCCAAAACGGTCGATCAGTGTCATCGGATATTG TTATTTGGAGGACTTTTAATTGGAGTAGGTTTATATGCATTTGTGGATAAATGGCAAGCAACTGGTTCCGTTAGAGTAGAAAATGTATATGATGTGATCCTTAATATTTCACTTGTGATGGTTATTGCTGGAGGAGTAGTCTTTGTTGTTAGCTTTGCAGGATGTGTTGGAGCATTACGCGAAAATACTTGTCTTCTTAAATTT TATTCACTATGTCTATTGGTATTTTTCTTGCTTGAGATGGGTATTGCAATTGTTGGTTTTGTATTCCCACATACATTGCAATCATTATTGGAGGAGTCATTTACAGATAAAATCATACAAACATATAGGGAAGATCCTgatctacaaaattttattgattttgggcaacaaaaa TTTAGATGTTGTGGTTTAAGCCAAGAAGGATATTTGGATTGGGGAaagaatgaatattttaattgctcCAGTCCTAGTGTTGAACGTTGTGGTGCACCATTTTCATGTTGCATTAATGCTACAGACATATCA AGTGGTCTTGTGAATATAATGTGTGGCTATAAAGTGCAAATGTTACCAGTATCTGAAGCAGGCAAGAAAGTATGGACTAGCGGTTGCATTGAAATTGTACGAAGTTGGGCAGAACGCAATTTGTACACAATAGCTGGTATTGCTTTAGGTATAGCTCTTAGTCAACTTTTTGTCATTTATCTTGCCAAGACATTGGAAGGTCAAATTGAATTGCAAAAGTCTCGTTGGCATTCCTGA
- the LOC132912224 gene encoding bromodomain-containing protein 8, with translation MTSVQDRLKLKRSYDTWSTREQLCLASSVLKSGDQNWMSVSRSLKAFVEKETLRPPDWFSQKSCAIQYAHLLENADTPKRKKRESGETTGESIVRRLTQERIVELGQILAFQRDEYQQFKAEINMLKSGSISEDKLQKMWLAMEQEEREQEQKARAHSAWLAKRQQKQELNSSQTGTTIIQRKSTENTMEIQETMENTDEDEKKARGGRSPLLTSLLKSPSPTTQIQTTTTTAQVSSPTITSLLSSSPKVPNSQLTQNVTPQLHQLVTSAISNISSERPSVGAPTLSMLLEMPANAHRGPLPNLQSTPSVVSQQNVPTEVHSLQPQPMHQVTIQNETSVSAQPLAISTPNMPSTESMVQIIDHIDDVIRKDIMADVIDKDEINEIIGDIEELIKEEITGSPQTIDTTTSTINTLTVPQIQEVPVVTERPEPRDVDEVVSLSNSPESEMAIEEIDSSTSNIAEIIGTVAIEPQEHKVIVTEVSETIPSASEEVKSEESYERVTLNEELVPELDTQDGENSKDIPIEEKQIIEEFDTMDSTSNVETEENDSKVPTKELIEEMAEDEVEEEEETEVIVPEIKESPTNKLQRVSSEELENKGNMELDQLEMHLAKITGEQQDVPSAEVVSVSSEVTNDLPSTEDTEKSQDISLILEDDESSSDDKKKITEEQIIENTIESTESIDLSFKEDPIIVVKEKTIIEVSEESPEKSQEEQTEETLEIYTDEFKKEDTKDSSEDTTSSILQDIEIKEEEIEETAIVEDWSIKVKEDQLVSPEDIETSKTEPADPIKSEFDISIVKKEESTYEDSKGEEETKSQLENSVISEVQKEVQIKEEKEEKKGIDTEQNVKKELESIISAGEDTAELDEEESSLSKLSGGRAMKTYSKKQNVCIDSEPENEGTGEGADYRAWKKAVMLVYNRLATHKYASIFLRPITEDQAPGYHSVIFRPMDLSTIKKNIDNGTIRSTMHFQRDVMLMFQNAIMYNKHDTFIYKMAVSMQEECLQHMQILVQVTGEGTLRRETRTAASSSSEASESSIKRKRSHITPSPHDTDSPRSKKRRKSEND, from the exons atgacatCAGTACAAGACA gattaaaattaaaaagatcaTATGATACTTGGAGTACTCGTGAACAACTATGTTTAGCTTCTAGTGTATTGAAGTCAGGAGATCAAAATTGGATGAGTGTATCACGATCATTAAAAGCATTtgttgaaaaagaaacattaagaCCACCTGATTGGTTTTCTCAAAAATCTTGTGCCATTCAATATGcacatttattggaaaatgcaGATACTCCcaagaggaagaaaagggaaagtGGAGAAACTACTGGTGAATCGATAGTTAGAAGGTTAACGCAAGAAAGGATAGTTGAACTAGGGCAAATATTAGCTTTTCAAAGGGACGAATACCAACAGTTTAAAgctgaaataaatatgttaaaatcTGGATCAATATCAGAGGACAAGTTACAAAAAATGTGGCTTGCAATGGAACAAGAAGAACGGGAACAAGAACAAAAGGCAAGAGCACATTCTGCATGGTTAGCAAAACGACAACAGAAGCAAGAATTAAATTCATCACAAACAGGAACTACTATAATTCAACGTAAATCTACTGAAAATACAATGGAAATTCAAGAAACAATGGAAAATACAGATGAAGATGAAAAGAAAGCTAGGGGGGGAAGGTCACCATTGTTAACAAGTCTATTGAAATCACCAAGTCCAACAACACAAATTCAAACCACGACTACTACAGCACAAGTAAGCTCTCCTACGATCACAAGCCTACTTAGTTCTAGTCCTAAAGTACCAAATTCTCAATTGACGCAAAATGTAACTCCACAATTGCACCAGTTAGTTActtctgcaatttcaaatatatcatCAGAAAGACCATCAGTTGGTGCACCAACCTTATCTATGTTATTAGAAATGCCTGCTAATGCACATAGGGGTCCTCTACCTAATTTACAATCAACTCCAAGTGTGGTCTCTCAACAAAATGTTCCTACTGAAGTTCACAGTCTTCAACCGCAACCTATGCATCAAGTtacaatacaaaatgaaacatcTGTATCTGCTCAGCCTCTTGCAATTAGCACTCCAAATATGCCATCTACAGAAAGTATGGTACAGATTATAGATCATATAGATGATGTAATACGTAAAGATATAATGGCAGATGTAATAGACAAAGATGaaatcaatgaaattattggAGATATAGAAGAattgataaaagaagaaattactgGTAGTCCACAAACTATAGATACAACTACATCAACAATTAATACCCTTACTGTACCTCAAATTCAAGAAGTACCAGTGGTAACAGAACGGCCAGAACCCAGAGATGTAGATGAAGTTGTATCGCTTTCTAATTCACCAGAAAGTGAAATGGCTATTGAAGAAATCGATTCCAGTACATCAAATATTGCAGAAATTATAGGGACAGTTGCTATTGAACCACAAGAACATAAAGTTATTGTTACGGAAGTATCTGAAACCATACCAAGTGCATCAGAGGAAGTGAAATCTGAAGAAAGTTATGAAAGAGTAACATTGAATGAAGAGCTTGTTCCTGAATTAGACACTCAGGATGGTGAAAATAGCAAAGATATTCCaatagaagaaaaacaaatcaTTGAGGAATTTGATACTATGGATTCTACTTCAAATGTAGAAACTGAAGAAAATGATTCAAAAGTACCTACAAAAGAGTTAATAGAAGAAATGGCAGAAGATGAagttgaagaagaagaagaaaccgAAGTAATTGTACCAGAAATTAAAGAGTCACCTACTAATAAACTACAAAGAGTGTCCTCTGAAGAGTTAGAAAATAAAGGCAATATGGAATTGGATCAATTAGAAATGCATCTTGCTAAAATTACAGGTGAACAGCAAGATGTTCCATCAGCAGAAGTTGTTAGTGTTTCATCTGAAGTAACAAATGATCTTCCTAGTACCGAGGATACAGAAAAATCACAAGatattagtttaattttaGAAGATGATGAAAGTAGTTCtgatgataaaaagaagataacaGAAGaacaaataatagaaaatacaattgAGAGCACAGAATCTATTGACCTATCATTCAAAGAAGACCCTATAATTGTAGTTAAAGAAAAAACTATTATAGAAGTAAGTGAAGAATCTCCAGAAAAATCTCAAGAGGAACAAACAGAAGAaactttagaaatttatacagatgaatttaaaaaagaagatacaaaAGATTCTTCGGAAGATACAACAAGCTCTATTCTGcaagatatagaaataaaagaagaggaaatagAGGAAACAGCAATTGTGGAAGATTGGTCAATCAAAGTCAAGGAAGATCAACTGGTATCTCCGGAAGATATAGAAACTTCAAAAACAGAACCTGCAGATCCTATTAAATCTGAGTTTGACATTTCCATtgtaaagaaagaagaaagtacaTATGAAGACTCAAAAggtgaagaagaaacgaaaagtcAATTGGAAAATTCTGTAATATCAGAAGTTCAAAAAGAAgttcaaataaaagaagagaaagaagagaaaaaaggtatAGATACTGaacaaaatgtaaagaaagaaCTAGAATCTATAATAAGTGCTGGAGAAGATACTGCTGAATTAGATGAAGAAGAATCATCATTAAGCAAGTTAAGTGGAGGACGTGCTATGAAAACTTAttcaaaaaaacaaaatgtttgTATTGATAGTGAACCTGAGAATGAAGGCACTGGAGAAGGTGCAGATTATAGGGCATGGAAGAAGGCAGTCATGTTGGTTTATAATCGACTTGCTACACATAAGTATGCATCTATATTTTTGAGACCTATTACAGAAGATCAAGCACCTGGATATCATTCAGTTATCTTTAGACCTATGGACTTATccactattaaaaaaaatatagacaaTGGAACAATTAGATCTACGATGCATTTTCAACGTGATGTCATGTTAATGTTTCAAAATGccattatgtataataaacatgatacatttatttacaaaatggcAGTTTCAATGCAGGAAGAATGTTTACAGCATATGCag atATTAGTACAAGTTACAGGGGAGGGAACACTCAGGAGAGAAACAAGAACTGCAGCAAGTAGTAGTAGTGAGGCTAGTGAAAgtagtataaaaagaaaaagaagtcaCATCACTCCAAGTCCTCATGATACAGACAGTCCACGTTCAAAAAAACGTAGAAAATCAGAGAATGATTAA
- the LOC132912240 gene encoding tetraspanin-33-like isoform X3, translating into MWNAQTADFKLGCEEHEKQNCNGGCKLFGGLLIGVGLYAFVDKWQATGSVRVENVYDVILNISLVMVIAGGVVFVVSFAGCVGALRENTCLLKFYSLCLLVFFLLEMGIAIVGFVFPHTLQSLLEESFTDKIIQTYREDPDLQNFIDFGQQKFRCCGLSQEGYLDWGKNEYFNCSSPSVERCGAPFSCCINATDISSGLVNIMCGYKVQMLPVSEAGKKVWTSGCIEIVRSWAERNLYTIAGIALGIALSQLFVIYLAKTLEGQIELQKSRWHS; encoded by the exons ATGTGGAATGCGCAGACAGCTGATTTCAAACTTGGATGCGAGGAACACGAGAAACAGAATTGTAATGGCGGATGCAAA TTATTTGGAGGACTTTTAATTGGAGTAGGTTTATATGCATTTGTGGATAAATGGCAAGCAACTGGTTCCGTTAGAGTAGAAAATGTATATGATGTGATCCTTAATATTTCACTTGTGATGGTTATTGCTGGAGGAGTAGTCTTTGTTGTTAGCTTTGCAGGATGTGTTGGAGCATTACGCGAAAATACTTGTCTTCTTAAATTT TATTCACTATGTCTATTGGTATTTTTCTTGCTTGAGATGGGTATTGCAATTGTTGGTTTTGTATTCCCACATACATTGCAATCATTATTGGAGGAGTCATTTACAGATAAAATCATACAAACATATAGGGAAGATCCTgatctacaaaattttattgattttgggcaacaaaaa TTTAGATGTTGTGGTTTAAGCCAAGAAGGATATTTGGATTGGGGAaagaatgaatattttaattgctcCAGTCCTAGTGTTGAACGTTGTGGTGCACCATTTTCATGTTGCATTAATGCTACAGACATATCA AGTGGTCTTGTGAATATAATGTGTGGCTATAAAGTGCAAATGTTACCAGTATCTGAAGCAGGCAAGAAAGTATGGACTAGCGGTTGCATTGAAATTGTACGAAGTTGGGCAGAACGCAATTTGTACACAATAGCTGGTATTGCTTTAGGTATAGCTCTTAGTCAACTTTTTGTCATTTATCTTGCCAAGACATTGGAAGGTCAAATTGAATTGCAAAAGTCTCGTTGGCATTCCTGA
- the LOC132912240 gene encoding tetraspanin-33-like isoform X2 → MMNNRRRTNNFTYVSSCVKYMIFMLNFVFWLFGGLLIGVGLYAFVDKWQATGSVRVENVYDVILNISLVMVIAGGVVFVVSFAGCVGALRENTCLLKFYSLCLLVFFLLEMGIAIVGFVFPHTLQSLLEESFTDKIIQTYREDPDLQNFIDFGQQKFRCCGLSQEGYLDWGKNEYFNCSSPSVERCGAPFSCCINATDISSGLVNIMCGYKVQMLPVSEAGKKVWTSGCIEIVRSWAERNLYTIAGIALGIALSQLFVIYLAKTLEGQIELQKSRWHS, encoded by the exons ATGATGAATAATCGGCGGCGAACAAATAACTTCACTTATGTTAGTTCTTGTGTGAAGTACATGATATTTATGCTCAATTTTGTTTTCTGG TTATTTGGAGGACTTTTAATTGGAGTAGGTTTATATGCATTTGTGGATAAATGGCAAGCAACTGGTTCCGTTAGAGTAGAAAATGTATATGATGTGATCCTTAATATTTCACTTGTGATGGTTATTGCTGGAGGAGTAGTCTTTGTTGTTAGCTTTGCAGGATGTGTTGGAGCATTACGCGAAAATACTTGTCTTCTTAAATTT TATTCACTATGTCTATTGGTATTTTTCTTGCTTGAGATGGGTATTGCAATTGTTGGTTTTGTATTCCCACATACATTGCAATCATTATTGGAGGAGTCATTTACAGATAAAATCATACAAACATATAGGGAAGATCCTgatctacaaaattttattgattttgggcaacaaaaa TTTAGATGTTGTGGTTTAAGCCAAGAAGGATATTTGGATTGGGGAaagaatgaatattttaattgctcCAGTCCTAGTGTTGAACGTTGTGGTGCACCATTTTCATGTTGCATTAATGCTACAGACATATCA AGTGGTCTTGTGAATATAATGTGTGGCTATAAAGTGCAAATGTTACCAGTATCTGAAGCAGGCAAGAAAGTATGGACTAGCGGTTGCATTGAAATTGTACGAAGTTGGGCAGAACGCAATTTGTACACAATAGCTGGTATTGCTTTAGGTATAGCTCTTAGTCAACTTTTTGTCATTTATCTTGCCAAGACATTGGAAGGTCAAATTGAATTGCAAAAGTCTCGTTGGCATTCCTGA